TCTGATCGTTTCTGACAAGATTGGTCTGCCTGGAACGCGACGGGTTGTCGGCGCGTGGGTGTGGAACCGTAATAAAGAAACCGTGGAAACTTGCCATGCTAAAGCGGTGGTGCTGGCAACTGGCGGAGCATCCAAGGTTTATCAGTACACCACCAATCCGGATATTTCCTCTGGTGATGGTATTGCCATGGCCTGGCGTGCTGGTTGCCGGGTCGCCAATCTCGAATTTAATCAGTTTCACCCTACCGCACTGTATCACCCACAGGCACGGAATTTCCTGTTAACGGAAGCCTTACGCGGCGAAGGCGCTTATTTGAAACGCCCGGACGGCACACGTTTTATGCCTGATTTTGATGATCGCGGCGAACTGGCCCCGCGCGATATTGTCGCCCGCGCCATTGACCATGAAATGAAACGCCTCGGCGCGGATTGTATGTTCCTTGATATCAGCCATAAGCCCGCCGAATTTATTCGCCAGCATTTCCCGATGATCTATGAAAAGTTGCTCGGGTTGGGTATTGACCTCACGAAAGAACCGGTGCCGATTGTGCCTGCTGCGCACTATACCTGCGGCGGCGTAATGGTTGACGATCATGGACGTACGGACGTTGATGGCCTGTATGCCATTGGCGAAGTGAGTTATACGGGCTTACATGGTGCTAACCGCATGGCCTCTAATTCCTTGCTGGAGTGTCTGGTCTATGGCTGGTCGGCAGCGGAAGATATTACAAAACGTATGCCTTATGCGCGTGGCGTCAGTACGTTACCGCCGTGGGATGAAAGCCGTGTTGAGAATCCTGACGAACTGGTGGTGATTCAACATAACTGGCACGAGTTACGCCTGTTTATGTGGGATTACGTAGGCATTGTGCGCACAACAAAACGCCTTGAGCGCGCTCTGCGGCGTATCAATATGTTGCAACAGGAAATAGACGAATATTACGCACACTTCCGCGTATCAAATAATTTGCTGGAACTGCGTAATCTTGTGCAGGTTGCCGAGTTGATTGTTCGCTGCGCAATGATGCGTAAGGAAAGTCGGGGGTTGCATTTCACGCTGGATTATCCGGAACTGCTCACGCATTCCGGTCCGTCGATCCTTTCCCCCGCCAATCATTACATAAACAGATAAAAAGCCTGGGTCAGCGCCGTATACGCTTCGGAATAGTTCTGGTCTGGCCCACGAATCACTAAGCGATCGCTAAAGCATTCTCCCGCCTGCGGGGAGAATGCCAGCAGCACCCGATGCGGCAGTCGCGCTTCGTTTTCCGCCACATCCGTTCGCAAACGTAAATGCCACCCCATGCTTAATGCCAGCTCCGTAAAACTATTACCGATTTGCTCTGGCAGCACCACGCAGAAAAATCCCTCTTCGGTAATGCACTCTGCCGCGCAAGTCAGCAAGGATTGATGATCCAGCGTGGTGGTATAGCGCGCCTGTTCCCGCTGCGGTGTTGCACACTCCACTCCCTGCTGATAATACGGCGGGTTGCTGATGATTAAATCGAAGCGTGCTGTCTGCTGTGTGATCCACTGCTGAATATCCGCCGTATGGACATTAATCCGCTCTGCCCACGGAGACTGGTTAATATTCTCCTGCGCCTGAGCTGCAGCTTCACTTTCCAGTTCAACTGCATCAATCATCACACTGTCATCGGTTCGCTGCGCCAGCATCAGTGCCAACAACCCGCTACCAGTGCCGATATCAAGGCAGCGTTTTACCCCTGCCACCGGAGCCCATGCGCCAAGCAAAATTCCATCCGTTCCCACTTTCATCGCACATCGTTCGTGGCCGACAAAAAACTGTTTAAAAGTAAATCCATTACGACGAAGCACGGATGTAGACTGTGACATGTAAATAAAACCTTGCTGAAAAAACGGCGATAGCACCGGGTAAGAACAATACCTGAGAAGCGATATCCATACAAACAGATGAAGATTGCAGCCGTAACGTCTATAATCAGCGCCCCACACAGAGGTAGAACATGACTGTAACGACTTTTTCCGAACTTGAACTCGACGAAAGCCTGCTGGAAGCCCTCCAGGATAAAGGTTTCACTCGCCCGACCGCCATTCAGGCTGCCGCCATTCC
The DNA window shown above is from Escherichia sp. E4742 and carries:
- the nadB gene encoding L-aspartate oxidase: MNTFPEHSCDVLIIGSGAAGLSLALRLADQHQVIVLSKGPVTEGSTFYAQGGIAAVFDETDSIDSHVEDTLIAGAGICDRHAVEFVASNARSCVQWLIDQGVLFDTHVQPNGEESYHLTREGGHSHRRILHAADATGREVETTLVSKAQNHPNIRVLERSNAVDLIVSDKIGLPGTRRVVGAWVWNRNKETVETCHAKAVVLATGGASKVYQYTTNPDISSGDGIAMAWRAGCRVANLEFNQFHPTALYHPQARNFLLTEALRGEGAYLKRPDGTRFMPDFDDRGELAPRDIVARAIDHEMKRLGADCMFLDISHKPAEFIRQHFPMIYEKLLGLGIDLTKEPVPIVPAAHYTCGGVMVDDHGRTDVDGLYAIGEVSYTGLHGANRMASNSLLECLVYGWSAAEDITKRMPYARGVSTLPPWDESRVENPDELVVIQHNWHELRLFMWDYVGIVRTTKRLERALRRINMLQQEIDEYYAHFRVSNNLLELRNLVQVAELIVRCAMMRKESRGLHFTLDYPELLTHSGPSILSPANHYINR
- the trmN gene encoding tRNA(1)(Val) (adenine(37)-N(6))-methyltransferase TrmN, whose product is MSQSTSVLRRNGFTFKQFFVGHERCAMKVGTDGILLGAWAPVAGVKRCLDIGTGSGLLALMLAQRTDDSVMIDAVELESEAAAQAQENINQSPWAERINVHTADIQQWITQQTARFDLIISNPPYYQQGVECATPQREQARYTTTLDHQSLLTCAAECITEEGFFCVVLPEQIGNSFTELALSMGWHLRLRTDVAENEARLPHRVLLAFSPQAGECFSDRLVIRGPDQNYSEAYTALTQAFYLFM